One segment of Nostoc piscinale CENA21 DNA contains the following:
- a CDS encoding CHAD domain-containing protein, whose product MKLATKSTVKTLGEYAYQAIQKHFNKTLKYEKAVKKDEDPEALHQMRVGMRRLRTAVSRFDIVLDLPKPASDKNIGKIARRLGSLRDLDVLKESLEQFYQPKLPHKEQKSLHKVFQALAKQREVALADVLNTLKDEPYKSFKQTLEEWLEKPHYQSLASLPIQQVLPDLLLPEVSIFFLHPGWLVGTQVTESEVRIRSDWQAEKIEQHLTSKGETIHDLRKQAKRLRYQMELFAELYTDAYTGYIAEVKSIQDILGSIQDSVVMGAWLTDIFKSEFNTHLPTLANLLAEHRYQLWQQWQPLQEKYLIVENRHNFHLAILQPA is encoded by the coding sequence ATGAAACTAGCCACTAAATCCACAGTCAAGACCCTAGGCGAATATGCCTACCAAGCAATTCAAAAGCATTTTAATAAAACGTTAAAGTACGAAAAAGCTGTTAAAAAAGATGAAGATCCTGAAGCACTACATCAAATGCGTGTGGGGATGCGCCGTCTCCGCACCGCAGTGAGTCGATTTGATATCGTACTAGATTTACCAAAGCCAGCAAGTGATAAAAATATTGGTAAAATTGCTCGTCGGCTAGGTAGCCTGAGAGACTTAGATGTACTCAAAGAAAGTTTAGAACAGTTTTACCAACCAAAACTACCACATAAGGAACAGAAATCTCTACATAAGGTTTTTCAGGCTTTGGCAAAACAGCGAGAAGTTGCCTTGGCTGATGTGTTGAATACACTTAAAGATGAACCATATAAATCTTTTAAGCAAACATTAGAAGAATGGTTAGAGAAACCTCACTATCAATCTTTAGCTTCTCTCCCAATTCAGCAAGTATTACCAGATTTGCTGTTACCAGAAGTTAGCATTTTCTTTCTTCATCCAGGATGGTTAGTGGGAACTCAAGTTACCGAATCAGAAGTGAGGATTCGCAGTGATTGGCAAGCTGAAAAAATAGAACAGCATTTAACCAGTAAAGGTGAGACGATTCATGATTTACGCAAACAAGCAAAACGTTTGCGTTATCAAATGGAATTATTTGCGGAATTATATACAGATGCTTACACAGGTTACATTGCAGAAGTAAAAAGCATACAAGATATTTTAGGGAGCATTCAAGATAGCGTGGTGATGGGAGCGTGGCTGACAGATATTTTTAAGTCAGAATTTAACACTCATCTGCCTACCTTAGCTAACTTATTAGCAGAACATCGTTACCAATTATGGCAGCAGTGGCAACCTTTACAAGAAAAATACTTGATAGTGGAAAATCGACATAATTTTCATTTAGCAATCTTGCAACCAGCGTAA
- a CDS encoding MoaD/ThiS family protein produces the protein MAVTVLIPTALQKFTNSQATIECNGSNISELFDSLEKHCPGIKERLCDEQGQPRRFLNLYVNSEDIRFLDGTATPLKDGDEVSIVPAVAGG, from the coding sequence ATGGCTGTTACTGTTTTAATTCCGACTGCTCTCCAAAAGTTCACGAATAGTCAAGCTACCATCGAATGTAACGGTAGCAATATTTCTGAGTTGTTCGATTCTTTAGAAAAACATTGTCCTGGGATTAAAGAGCGCCTGTGCGATGAACAAGGACAACCACGACGCTTTTTAAATTTATATGTGAATAGTGAAGATATCCGCTTTTTAGATGGAACAGCTACACCGTTGAAAGATGGTGATGAAGTGAGTATTGTACCTGCTGTTGCAGGCGGTTGA
- a CDS encoding DUF3616 domain-containing protein — MQNPQIIKQVILSFTESFREYRTDISGVKLTPDKHLWVGSDETSTLERLTLIEENKFAEHQQYKVSDFLKLPASEDEEIDIEGLAYTDYYLWVVGSHSYKRKKPKSDKSDQKNVSRLAKIEIESNRYILGRIPLIDGHLISACQHPQDANLQLTSAKLEITKQGNLLMSALVNDPHLGAFIQAAIPGKDNGFDIEGLAIYQDKIFLGLRGPVLRGWAIVLEIELQNSSPGLMKLIPIGENKKEYKKHFLWLNGLGIRDLCLDREDLLILAGPTMDLDGPVQVYRWQNGVKSSENLLNYPQLVQEIPYGNCNDHAEGMTLFQDISGVPSLLVVYDSPAETRLIDDRSVTADLFPLS; from the coding sequence ATGCAAAATCCACAAATTATCAAGCAAGTCATTCTCTCATTTACTGAAAGTTTTCGAGAGTACAGAACCGATATTTCAGGAGTAAAGTTAACGCCAGACAAACATTTATGGGTAGGTTCAGATGAAACTTCTACTTTGGAAAGACTAACTTTGATTGAGGAGAATAAATTTGCAGAACACCAACAATATAAAGTCTCAGATTTTTTAAAATTACCTGCCTCAGAAGACGAAGAAATTGATATTGAAGGACTGGCGTATACAGATTATTATTTATGGGTAGTCGGTTCCCATAGTTACAAACGCAAAAAACCAAAATCTGACAAATCTGATCAAAAAAATGTTTCGAGACTGGCAAAGATTGAAATTGAATCTAATCGTTATATTTTAGGCAGAATTCCTCTGATAGATGGCCACTTAATTTCTGCTTGCCAACATCCGCAAGATGCAAATTTACAGTTAACTTCTGCCAAATTAGAAATCACAAAACAAGGCAATTTACTGATGTCGGCTTTAGTAAATGACCCTCATTTAGGTGCATTTATTCAAGCTGCAATTCCTGGTAAGGATAATGGTTTTGATATTGAAGGATTAGCTATTTATCAAGATAAGATTTTTTTAGGTTTGCGCGGCCCTGTATTACGAGGTTGGGCAATAGTTTTGGAAATTGAACTACAAAACTCTAGTCCTGGATTGATGAAACTCATTCCGATTGGTGAAAATAAGAAAGAATACAAAAAACATTTCCTCTGGCTGAATGGTTTAGGAATTCGTGATTTGTGTCTGGATAGGGAAGATTTATTGATTTTAGCTGGGCCAACAATGGATTTAGATGGCCCAGTGCAAGTTTATCGTTGGCAAAATGGTGTGAAATCTTCTGAAAATCTGCTCAACTATCCACAGCTTGTGCAAGAAATTCCTTATGGAAATTGCAATGATCATGCTGAGGGGATGACTTTATTTCAAGATATATCCGGAGTGCCTTCGCTGTTAGTAGTTTATGATTCTCCGGCTGAGACTAGGTTAATTGACGATCGCAGCGTCACAGCAGATTTATTCCCCTTAAGTTAA
- a CDS encoding NIL domain-containing protein encodes MKKRVTLTFPKRAIQMPVTYVLAKDFNVAANIIRAQVAPNQIGKLVVELSGDIDQLDAAIEWMRSRHIGVSSSLGEIAIDEDICVDCGLCTGVCPTEALSLHPETFKLIFTRSRCIVCEQCIPTCPVQAISTNL; translated from the coding sequence GTGAAAAAACGAGTTACTCTGACATTTCCTAAGCGTGCCATTCAAATGCCTGTAACTTATGTGCTGGCAAAAGATTTTAATGTAGCTGCCAATATTATCCGCGCCCAAGTCGCCCCCAATCAAATCGGTAAGTTGGTGGTGGAACTTTCAGGAGATATTGATCAGTTAGATGCCGCAATTGAATGGATGCGATCGCGTCATATTGGTGTATCTTCGAGTTTGGGGGAAATTGCTATTGATGAAGATATCTGTGTTGACTGTGGTTTATGTACTGGGGTATGTCCCACAGAAGCACTGAGTCTACATCCAGAAACATTCAAGCTAATATTCACGCGATCGCGCTGCATTGTTTGTGAACAGTGTATTCCGACTTGTCCTGTGCAAGCGATTTCTACTAACCTTTAA
- a CDS encoding thioredoxin family protein: MTTEAPVNSPVKPESKFGARLRNFLIVIVAIALSVALVLGLRTETNSISVSELAKNSTPLDVAVSNGKPSIVEFYADWCTVCQKMAPDMAELEQQYADKANFVMLNVENTKWLPEMLKYRVDGIPHFVFLTKNAESIAQAIGDIPRNIMANNVEALVAGTPLPYAQATGKTSKVSTSVVPKQQDDPRSHGSQVVN, from the coding sequence ATGACTACAGAAGCACCCGTCAATTCTCCCGTCAAGCCGGAATCTAAATTTGGGGCGCGTTTGAGAAACTTCTTAATTGTAATAGTAGCGATCGCCCTGAGTGTTGCCCTTGTCTTAGGATTAAGAACTGAAACTAATTCCATTTCTGTTTCTGAGTTGGCGAAAAACTCCACCCCCCTGGATGTTGCTGTGAGTAACGGTAAACCATCCATAGTTGAGTTTTATGCTGACTGGTGTACTGTTTGTCAAAAGATGGCACCAGATATGGCAGAACTAGAACAGCAGTATGCCGACAAAGCCAATTTTGTCATGCTGAACGTAGAGAACACCAAATGGTTACCAGAAATGCTGAAATATCGCGTAGATGGCATTCCCCATTTTGTATTTTTAACTAAAAATGCAGAAAGTATTGCTCAGGCGATCGGGGATATACCCCGTAATATCATGGCCAATAATGTCGAGGCGTTAGTTGCTGGTACACCCTTACCCTATGCCCAAGCTACTGGTAAAACTTCTAAAGTTTCCACCTCAGTTGTGCCAAAACAGCAAGATGATCCCCGCAGTCATGGTAGTCAAGTCGTGAATTAA